One segment of Setaria viridis chromosome 4, Setaria_viridis_v4.0, whole genome shotgun sequence DNA contains the following:
- the LOC140222608 gene encoding uncharacterized protein, whose product MHLVLDSSSDDDNDDFLISITHVAVNANESDDETKHRGSIIGHQVLQRDRQTGHQRLYQDYFSDDPTYGHSYFRRRFRMRRTLFVRIWNAVEQHDEYFVQKRNAAGVLGLSSLQKITAAFRMLTYGVAADATDDYIRIGESTAIESLRKFVSAVVEIFGDEYLRSPNEDDTARLLAIGESRGFPAEGQAPKVNYTINNNEYTMGYYLADGIYPSWATIVKSIPEPQGSKKKYFATAQEACRKDVERGFGVLQSRFAIVRGAARFWDQDTIGQIMRACVIMHNMIVENERDDLNYDGVGEKVNISHDETPELEEFIKNYRDIRDKDIHNQLQDDLIEHLWQHHPDLYK is encoded by the exons ATGCATCTAGTGTTGGATTCGTCGTCagatgatgacaatgatgatTTCTTAATCTCTATTACTCATGTGGCCGTGAATGCGAATGAGTCCgatgatgaaacaaaacatcgTGGTTCTATCATAGGTCATCAAGTACTTCAGCGagatagacagacagggcatcAGAGATTgtatcaagattatttttcagATGATCCTACGTACGGACATAGTTATTTCAGACGACG GTTTCGAATGAGGCGTACACTGTTTGTACGCATATGGAATGCCGTAGAGCAACATGATGAATATTTCGTTCAGAAAAGAAACGCTGCCGGTGTGCTTGGCCTTTCTAGTCTGCAAAAGATTACCGCAGCATTTCGGATGTTAACTTATGGAGTAGCAGCTGATGCTACAGATGATTATATCCGTATTGGTGAGAGTACTGCTATTGAGAGTCTGAGAAAGTTTGTCAGTGCTGTTGTTGAGATTTTTGGAGATGAGTACTTGAGATCACCTAATGAAGATGATACTGCTAGATTACTTGCCATTGGAGAGAGTAGAGGTTTTCCTG CTGAAGGTCAAGCTCCAAAGGTGAATTATACCATTAATAATAATGAATATACAATGGgttattatcttgctgatggcataTATCCCTCGTGGGCTACAATTGTGAAGAGTATACCTGAACCACAAGGTAgcaagaagaaatattttgcaactgCCCAAGAAGCTTGTAGGAAGGACGTGGAACGAGGATTTGGGGTTTTACAGTCTCGTTTCGCTATCGTTAGGGGGGCAGCTCGATTTTGGGATCAAGACACCATCGGACAAATCATGAGGGCTTGTGTCATTATGCACAACATGATAGTTGAGAATGAGCGCGATGATTTAAATTATGATGGGGTGGGAGAAAAGGTGAATATTTCTCACGATGAAACACCTGAACTTGAGGAGTTTATTAAAAATTACAGGGATATAAGGGACAAAGATATTCACAATCAGCTTCAAGATGACCTCATTGAGCACCTGTGGCAACATCATCCAGACCTCTACAAATGA